One genomic window of Salmo salar chromosome ssa12, Ssal_v3.1, whole genome shotgun sequence includes the following:
- the LOC106564848 gene encoding sprouty-related, EVH1 domain-containing protein 2 isoform X1 yields the protein MTEETHPDDDSYIVRVKAVVMTRDDSSGGWLAQDGGCLSRVGVCKVLSAELLGRSSFLIHGERLKDKQVILECFLKKDLVYTKATPTFHHWKVDNKKCGLTFQSPADARAFDRGVRKAMEDLTEGTGGDGEDYEGCISMLLNGSTTSSLTIQNEAELGDDDVFTNATDSSSSSSHSQKKEPLQLQTLAPPSFCEPRRHHCILGHFYDQHRHSDHYFLDQVGGWGTTVAKSVPMFPRHVSFQVEEEEIVRINPRERTWLTGYEDYRHATAARDKLIQHPEDTDAYVHFAKSEPPKHDYTYPYPLGLDPYQHARDPKIGCVDRLGGGGLIGGHRAVVTAQPRTIQLKGKRRKEDGERSRCVYCRDMFNHEENRRGRCQEAPDPIQTCIHRVSFMWCADSLLYHCMSDPEGDYSDPCSCDTSDERFCLRWLALVGLSLLAPCMCCYAPLRTCYRCGVACHCCGGKHKAVG from the exons TGACAGCTACATTGTGCGCGTCAAAGCGGTGGTCATGACCCGGGACGACTCGAGTGGCGGCTGGCTGGCCCAGGACGGTGGATGCCTCAGCCGTGTGGGCGTGTGCAAGGTGCTGTCGGCTGAGCTGCTGGGCCGAAGCAGCTTCCTCATCCACGGCGAGCGCCTCAAAGACAAACAG GTGATTTTGGAATGCTTCCTGAAGAAGGATCTGGTGTACACCAAGGCCACGCCCACATTTCACCACTGGAAAGTGGACAACAAGAAGTGTGGCTTGACGTTCCAGAGCCCGGCCGATGCACGCGCCTTTGACCGCGGGGTCAGGAAAGCCATGGAGGACCTGACGGAAGGTACGGGAGGGGATGGCGAAGACTATGAGGGCTGTATCTCAATGCTCTTGAATG GATCTACCACCTCTTCTTTGACCATCCAGAACGAGGCCGAGTTGGGTGACGACGATGTTTTCACC AATGCCACAGACAGCTCATCCAGCTCCTCCCACTCCCAGAAGAAGGAGCCCCTGCAGCTGCAGACCCTGGCCCCGCCCAGCTTCTGCGAGCCGCGCCGGCACCACTGCATCCTGGGTCACTTCTACGACCAGCACCGACACTCGGACCACTACTTCCTGGATCAGGTGGGTGGCTGGGGGACGACGGTGGCGAAG TCGGTTCCCATGTTCCCACGCCACGTCAGCTtccaggtggaggaggaggagattgtgCGCATCAACCCTCGCGAGCGGACCTGGCTGACTGGGTACGAGGACTACCGGCACGCCACCGCCGCGCGCGACAAGCTCATCCAGCACCCCGAGGACACCGACGCCTACGTGCACTTCGCCAAGAGCGAGCCGCCCAAGCACGACTACACCTACCCTTACCCCCTGGGCCTTGATCCATACCAGCATGCAAGGGACCCCAAGATAGGCTGCGTGGACCGACTAGGTGGGGGTGGCCTTATCGGGGGACACAGGGCGGTGGTCACAGCCCAGCCCCGCACCATCCAGCTCAAGGGCAAGCGGCGGAAGGAAGACGGCGAGCGCTCACGCTGCGTCTACTGCCGGGACATGTTCAACCACGAGGAGAACAGACGCGGGCGGTGCCAGGAGGCGCCGGACCCCATCCAGACGTGCATCCACCGGGTCAGCTTCATGTGGTGCGCGGACAGCCTGCTCTATCACTGCATGTCGGACCCGGAGGGCGACTACTCGGACCCGTGCTCATGCGACACCAGCGACGAGCGCTTCTGCCTGCGCTGGCTGGCCCTGGTTGGGCTGTCGCTGCTGGCCCCCTGCATGTGCTGCTACGCTCCCCTGCGCACCTGCTACCGCTGCGGGGTGGCTTGTCACTGCTGCGGAGGCAAGCACAAAGCCGTGGGCTGA
- the LOC106564848 gene encoding sprouty-related, EVH1 domain-containing protein 2 isoform X3, producing the protein MTEETHPDDDSYIVRVKAVVMTRDDSSGGWLAQDGGCLSRVGVCKVLSAELLGRSSFLIHGERLKDKQVILECFLKKDLVYTKATPTFHHWKVDNKKCGLTFQSPADARAFDRGVRKAMEDLTEGSTTSSLTIQNEAELGDDDVFTNATDSSSSSSHSQKKEPLQLQTLAPPSFCEPRRHHCILGHFYDQHRHSDHYFLDQVGGWGTTVAKSVPMFPRHVSFQVEEEEIVRINPRERTWLTGYEDYRHATAARDKLIQHPEDTDAYVHFAKSEPPKHDYTYPYPLGLDPYQHARDPKIGCVDRLGGGGLIGGHRAVVTAQPRTIQLKGKRRKEDGERSRCVYCRDMFNHEENRRGRCQEAPDPIQTCIHRVSFMWCADSLLYHCMSDPEGDYSDPCSCDTSDERFCLRWLALVGLSLLAPCMCCYAPLRTCYRCGVACHCCGGKHKAVG; encoded by the exons TGACAGCTACATTGTGCGCGTCAAAGCGGTGGTCATGACCCGGGACGACTCGAGTGGCGGCTGGCTGGCCCAGGACGGTGGATGCCTCAGCCGTGTGGGCGTGTGCAAGGTGCTGTCGGCTGAGCTGCTGGGCCGAAGCAGCTTCCTCATCCACGGCGAGCGCCTCAAAGACAAACAG GTGATTTTGGAATGCTTCCTGAAGAAGGATCTGGTGTACACCAAGGCCACGCCCACATTTCACCACTGGAAAGTGGACAACAAGAAGTGTGGCTTGACGTTCCAGAGCCCGGCCGATGCACGCGCCTTTGACCGCGGGGTCAGGAAAGCCATGGAGGACCTGACGGAAG GATCTACCACCTCTTCTTTGACCATCCAGAACGAGGCCGAGTTGGGTGACGACGATGTTTTCACC AATGCCACAGACAGCTCATCCAGCTCCTCCCACTCCCAGAAGAAGGAGCCCCTGCAGCTGCAGACCCTGGCCCCGCCCAGCTTCTGCGAGCCGCGCCGGCACCACTGCATCCTGGGTCACTTCTACGACCAGCACCGACACTCGGACCACTACTTCCTGGATCAGGTGGGTGGCTGGGGGACGACGGTGGCGAAG TCGGTTCCCATGTTCCCACGCCACGTCAGCTtccaggtggaggaggaggagattgtgCGCATCAACCCTCGCGAGCGGACCTGGCTGACTGGGTACGAGGACTACCGGCACGCCACCGCCGCGCGCGACAAGCTCATCCAGCACCCCGAGGACACCGACGCCTACGTGCACTTCGCCAAGAGCGAGCCGCCCAAGCACGACTACACCTACCCTTACCCCCTGGGCCTTGATCCATACCAGCATGCAAGGGACCCCAAGATAGGCTGCGTGGACCGACTAGGTGGGGGTGGCCTTATCGGGGGACACAGGGCGGTGGTCACAGCCCAGCCCCGCACCATCCAGCTCAAGGGCAAGCGGCGGAAGGAAGACGGCGAGCGCTCACGCTGCGTCTACTGCCGGGACATGTTCAACCACGAGGAGAACAGACGCGGGCGGTGCCAGGAGGCGCCGGACCCCATCCAGACGTGCATCCACCGGGTCAGCTTCATGTGGTGCGCGGACAGCCTGCTCTATCACTGCATGTCGGACCCGGAGGGCGACTACTCGGACCCGTGCTCATGCGACACCAGCGACGAGCGCTTCTGCCTGCGCTGGCTGGCCCTGGTTGGGCTGTCGCTGCTGGCCCCCTGCATGTGCTGCTACGCTCCCCTGCGCACCTGCTACCGCTGCGGGGTGGCTTGTCACTGCTGCGGAGGCAAGCACAAAGCCGTGGGCTGA
- the LOC106564848 gene encoding sprouty-related, EVH1 domain-containing protein 2 isoform X2, which translates to MTEETHPDDDSYIVRVKAVVMTRDDSSGGWLAQDGGCLSRVGVCKVLSAELLGRSSFLIHGERLKDKQVILECFLKKDLVYTKATPTFHHWKVDNKKCGLTFQSPADARAFDRGVRKAMEDLTEGTGGDGEDYEGCISMLLNGSTTSSLTIQNEAELGDDDVFTNATDSSSSSSHSQKKEPLQLQTLAPPSFCEPRRHHCILGHFYDQHRHSDHYFLDQSVPMFPRHVSFQVEEEEIVRINPRERTWLTGYEDYRHATAARDKLIQHPEDTDAYVHFAKSEPPKHDYTYPYPLGLDPYQHARDPKIGCVDRLGGGGLIGGHRAVVTAQPRTIQLKGKRRKEDGERSRCVYCRDMFNHEENRRGRCQEAPDPIQTCIHRVSFMWCADSLLYHCMSDPEGDYSDPCSCDTSDERFCLRWLALVGLSLLAPCMCCYAPLRTCYRCGVACHCCGGKHKAVG; encoded by the exons TGACAGCTACATTGTGCGCGTCAAAGCGGTGGTCATGACCCGGGACGACTCGAGTGGCGGCTGGCTGGCCCAGGACGGTGGATGCCTCAGCCGTGTGGGCGTGTGCAAGGTGCTGTCGGCTGAGCTGCTGGGCCGAAGCAGCTTCCTCATCCACGGCGAGCGCCTCAAAGACAAACAG GTGATTTTGGAATGCTTCCTGAAGAAGGATCTGGTGTACACCAAGGCCACGCCCACATTTCACCACTGGAAAGTGGACAACAAGAAGTGTGGCTTGACGTTCCAGAGCCCGGCCGATGCACGCGCCTTTGACCGCGGGGTCAGGAAAGCCATGGAGGACCTGACGGAAGGTACGGGAGGGGATGGCGAAGACTATGAGGGCTGTATCTCAATGCTCTTGAATG GATCTACCACCTCTTCTTTGACCATCCAGAACGAGGCCGAGTTGGGTGACGACGATGTTTTCACC AATGCCACAGACAGCTCATCCAGCTCCTCCCACTCCCAGAAGAAGGAGCCCCTGCAGCTGCAGACCCTGGCCCCGCCCAGCTTCTGCGAGCCGCGCCGGCACCACTGCATCCTGGGTCACTTCTACGACCAGCACCGACACTCGGACCACTACTTCCTGGATCAG TCGGTTCCCATGTTCCCACGCCACGTCAGCTtccaggtggaggaggaggagattgtgCGCATCAACCCTCGCGAGCGGACCTGGCTGACTGGGTACGAGGACTACCGGCACGCCACCGCCGCGCGCGACAAGCTCATCCAGCACCCCGAGGACACCGACGCCTACGTGCACTTCGCCAAGAGCGAGCCGCCCAAGCACGACTACACCTACCCTTACCCCCTGGGCCTTGATCCATACCAGCATGCAAGGGACCCCAAGATAGGCTGCGTGGACCGACTAGGTGGGGGTGGCCTTATCGGGGGACACAGGGCGGTGGTCACAGCCCAGCCCCGCACCATCCAGCTCAAGGGCAAGCGGCGGAAGGAAGACGGCGAGCGCTCACGCTGCGTCTACTGCCGGGACATGTTCAACCACGAGGAGAACAGACGCGGGCGGTGCCAGGAGGCGCCGGACCCCATCCAGACGTGCATCCACCGGGTCAGCTTCATGTGGTGCGCGGACAGCCTGCTCTATCACTGCATGTCGGACCCGGAGGGCGACTACTCGGACCCGTGCTCATGCGACACCAGCGACGAGCGCTTCTGCCTGCGCTGGCTGGCCCTGGTTGGGCTGTCGCTGCTGGCCCCCTGCATGTGCTGCTACGCTCCCCTGCGCACCTGCTACCGCTGCGGGGTGGCTTGTCACTGCTGCGGAGGCAAGCACAAAGCCGTGGGCTGA
- the LOC106564848 gene encoding sprouty-related, EVH1 domain-containing protein 2 isoform X4, with protein sequence MTEETHPDDDSYIVRVKAVVMTRDDSSGGWLAQDGGCLSRVGVCKVLSAELLGRSSFLIHGERLKDKQVILECFLKKDLVYTKATPTFHHWKVDNKKCGLTFQSPADARAFDRGVRKAMEDLTEGSTTSSLTIQNEAELGDDDVFTNATDSSSSSSHSQKKEPLQLQTLAPPSFCEPRRHHCILGHFYDQHRHSDHYFLDQSVPMFPRHVSFQVEEEEIVRINPRERTWLTGYEDYRHATAARDKLIQHPEDTDAYVHFAKSEPPKHDYTYPYPLGLDPYQHARDPKIGCVDRLGGGGLIGGHRAVVTAQPRTIQLKGKRRKEDGERSRCVYCRDMFNHEENRRGRCQEAPDPIQTCIHRVSFMWCADSLLYHCMSDPEGDYSDPCSCDTSDERFCLRWLALVGLSLLAPCMCCYAPLRTCYRCGVACHCCGGKHKAVG encoded by the exons TGACAGCTACATTGTGCGCGTCAAAGCGGTGGTCATGACCCGGGACGACTCGAGTGGCGGCTGGCTGGCCCAGGACGGTGGATGCCTCAGCCGTGTGGGCGTGTGCAAGGTGCTGTCGGCTGAGCTGCTGGGCCGAAGCAGCTTCCTCATCCACGGCGAGCGCCTCAAAGACAAACAG GTGATTTTGGAATGCTTCCTGAAGAAGGATCTGGTGTACACCAAGGCCACGCCCACATTTCACCACTGGAAAGTGGACAACAAGAAGTGTGGCTTGACGTTCCAGAGCCCGGCCGATGCACGCGCCTTTGACCGCGGGGTCAGGAAAGCCATGGAGGACCTGACGGAAG GATCTACCACCTCTTCTTTGACCATCCAGAACGAGGCCGAGTTGGGTGACGACGATGTTTTCACC AATGCCACAGACAGCTCATCCAGCTCCTCCCACTCCCAGAAGAAGGAGCCCCTGCAGCTGCAGACCCTGGCCCCGCCCAGCTTCTGCGAGCCGCGCCGGCACCACTGCATCCTGGGTCACTTCTACGACCAGCACCGACACTCGGACCACTACTTCCTGGATCAG TCGGTTCCCATGTTCCCACGCCACGTCAGCTtccaggtggaggaggaggagattgtgCGCATCAACCCTCGCGAGCGGACCTGGCTGACTGGGTACGAGGACTACCGGCACGCCACCGCCGCGCGCGACAAGCTCATCCAGCACCCCGAGGACACCGACGCCTACGTGCACTTCGCCAAGAGCGAGCCGCCCAAGCACGACTACACCTACCCTTACCCCCTGGGCCTTGATCCATACCAGCATGCAAGGGACCCCAAGATAGGCTGCGTGGACCGACTAGGTGGGGGTGGCCTTATCGGGGGACACAGGGCGGTGGTCACAGCCCAGCCCCGCACCATCCAGCTCAAGGGCAAGCGGCGGAAGGAAGACGGCGAGCGCTCACGCTGCGTCTACTGCCGGGACATGTTCAACCACGAGGAGAACAGACGCGGGCGGTGCCAGGAGGCGCCGGACCCCATCCAGACGTGCATCCACCGGGTCAGCTTCATGTGGTGCGCGGACAGCCTGCTCTATCACTGCATGTCGGACCCGGAGGGCGACTACTCGGACCCGTGCTCATGCGACACCAGCGACGAGCGCTTCTGCCTGCGCTGGCTGGCCCTGGTTGGGCTGTCGCTGCTGGCCCCCTGCATGTGCTGCTACGCTCCCCTGCGCACCTGCTACCGCTGCGGGGTGGCTTGTCACTGCTGCGGAGGCAAGCACAAAGCCGTGGGCTGA